In Lachnospiraceae bacterium, the DNA window CAAGTGTAGGAGGAGTCATTATGATGATTAAAGTGTCTGTACCAAATCGTTTTCAGTTAAAAACCGTTTCCAGGTTCAGGACCGTTCTCATGCCGGGACAGGGAGAGGTGCATTATATCGGAGGAGCAGATATCCTGCCGCCGCCATTAGACAGTGCAGAAGAGGGGAAGATGATCGCTCTTTTAGGAACCGAAGAAGATGGGAAGGCCCGCTCTTCCCTGATCGAGCATAATCTGCGTCTTGTGGTGTATATTGCAAAGAAATTCGACAATACAAGTGTTGGGGTAGAAGATCTGATCTCCATTGGCACCATTGGACTGATCAAAGCGATCAATACCTTTAAGACGGATAAGAATATTAAACTGGCTACCTATGCATCCAGGTGTATTGAAAATGAGATTCTTATGTATCTGCGCAGAAATAATAAGACGAAACTGGAGGTTTCCATTGATGAGCCTTTAAATGTAGATTGGGATGGAAATGAACTGCTGCTTTCAGATATCCTGGGTACAGATGAGGATGTGATCTATCATGGGATCGAGGATGAGATAGAGAAAAATCTTTTAAATACTGCCATCAGCCGTCTGGCTCCAAGAGAGAGGAAAATTGTGGAGCTGCGGTACGGCCTTACAAGTGCAGACGGAGAGGAGATGACCCAGAAAGAAGTGGCAGATCTGATGGGAATATCCCAGTCTTACATATCAAGACTTGAAAAGAAGATCATGAAACGTCTGAAGAAAGAAATCGTGCGGTTTGAATAAGTATAGCTTTATTAGTATTGTGAATAAAATATCAATTCTTGCATTTGTGTCAAAAAGTGCTAAAATTTTACAATGCACGGAAAAAGGTGCGGTCATCCTTCAGTTATAGGGATGATCTGGGAGAGAAATATCAAAGGAATATGGAAATATTCCGGGAGGACATAATATACGGACAGGAGGAAAATATTGTGAAAAAGATCGTTTCGCTGCTGGAAACGGCCGCATTGTTCTTTATGGCGTTTCCAATGACAGCATGGGCGGCTGAAGGGTCAGCTGAAAGCATTTCACCAGCATTTTGCATTCCATTTGCCGGATTGCTTCTCTGCGTGGCAGTGCTGCCGCTTATAAAGGCAGAGTGGTGGGAAAGTCATCAGCTTCATGCAGTGATATTTTGGTCACTTTTATTTATTGTTCCATTTGCTGTTTTTTTGGGAGCAGGAGAGGCGGCAGAGAAAGTATTAGAATGCATTATTGATGATTATCTTACATTTATTGTTTTGTTATTTGGCCTGTTCTGTGTATCAGGTAATATTACACTGGAAGGGGACCTGGCAGGTTCCCCAAGGATCAATGTGGGACTTCTGCTTTTAGGAACCATGCTTTCCAGCTGGGTAGGAACCACAGGTGCCAGTATGCTTATGGTACGTCCCATGATCAAGATGAATGCCTGGAGAAAGCGCAGAAGCCACATTATGGTATTCTTTATTTTCCTGATCTCAAATATGGGCGGCTGCCTTACACCTATCGGTGATCCGCCTTTGTTAATGGGATTTATGCGGGGGGTTCCTTTTTTCTGGAGTCTGCATCTTCTGCCGATCCTTATCTTTAATACAGTTGTCCTTCTTACTGTATTTTATTTCCTGGACCGGAGAGCTTACAGAAAAGACATTGCAGAAGGAAGAAAGCCTGACATCAGCAAACCTGGTACAGAAGTACATATTTTAGGTCTTCATAACCTGATCTTTCTGGCAATGATCGTGGCTGCTGTTATTTTAAGCGGTACATTACCGGGAATGGCTGCATTTCAGGATGTAAACGGAGCTGTAAAAGGCATTCCTGTATTTGAGGATGTAAAGCTTACATATCCGGCTTTGATCGAAGTAGTGATCATCCTTGCAGCTGCATTTTTATCGTTTAAAACCACAAAACCAGAGATCCGCCGCAAGAACCACTTTACCTGGGGTGCCATCAAAGAAGTAGCAGTGCTGTTTGTAGGTATTTTTATTACCATGCAGCCGGCCCTTATGATCTTAAAGGCAAAGGGTGCAGAGCTTGGTATCACAGAGCCTTTCCAAATGTTCTGGGCAACCGGGCTTTTGTCAAGCTTTCTGGACAATACACCTACTTATCTGGTATTTCTTACAACAGCCGGTTCACTTGGCTTTACAGAAGGAATGCAGACCATTCTTGGAACTGTACCGGTTGCCATGCTGGAGGCAATATCCTGTGGTGCTGTATTTATGGGAGCCAATACCTATATTGGAAATGCACCAAACTTTATGGTAAAGGCGATCTCTGATGAAAATGGTATTAAGATGCCTTCTTTCTTTGGATATCTGCTGTGGTCTGTCACATTTTTAGTTCCGATCTTTTTGCTGGACATGTTAGTATTCTTTTTATAAGGAGGGGAACGTATCATGGAATATACGAAAGAAAATATCCGTGAACTGGCGGAGAGTATCTACGATCTGGATGCAGAAGTTTATGCCCAGTTAGGTTCTTCTCTGGGCCGTGTGTTTAACCGTGACCGTGAAGGCTGTGTCAATGATATGGTACAGCTGATGTTAAAAAAAGATTCTCACCAGCTGCGCAGTGAGCTGGCGCTGATCAGTAACATGGCACGCACCATTGAAGATAAAGAAACCCGGTCCATGATCATGACGGAGTATAACCGTATTTTAATGGAAGTAGTAGCACTGCCTACCAGCTTCGCAAGCGGGGATATCCTGGATGCGAAGGCAGCGGGCTTAAATGCATTGCAGTTTAAAGCACGTTTCGGAAAAGATAATCACCGGATCATCTGCATCAGCCGTACATACGGCTGCGGCGGCAATGAGATCGGTTTTATGCTGGCTGATAAGTTAAAGATCAATTATTACGATGCAGAGATCTTCTCAGCTGTATTAAAACGTCTTCAGGCAGAACAAGATGAAAGAATCCGGGACAGTAGCGCTTATCCGGATAAGGCAAACCAGGAAGTAGCTTTTGCAGCACCTAAAAGAATGACCTTAAGAGATCATGTAAGACAGTTCAGCCGCTATCATGGTTTGTCCAAGCGGGATGCAGTATTCTTTAACCAGAGTGATCTGATCTGCGATATGGCAAAAAAAGAGGATTTTATCGTTATGGGACGTTGTGCAGATGTGATCCTTACCAATAACCATATCCCCCACATCAGCATTTTCATTACGGCGCCTTTTGAACGACGTGTGCAGCGTGCGATGGAAAAGCATCAGGGAATGAGTGAAAAAAAGGCAAAGCACCTTTTGAAACAGTTAGACCGTCAGCATGAGAGTTATTACCGGTTTTATACAGGCCGCAGATGGGGCAATGCAGATAATTACGACCTGTGTATCAACAGTTCCGCTTATGGGATCGAAGGTTCTGTAGATTTCATTTTAAGAATGATAAAAACTTCAGAATGGCAGGAAGCATGACTAGTACATCATTTAGTACAGTTATTTCGAAAACGATGTACTAGATTGCAGGCGGCATCAAATATAGATTTTGAGCGTCATGTCACAGTTTCAGGCAGAGGCGGCAGCAGGGGAAATGCAGCAACAGATTTCAGGCCAGATAGGTACGCATAGAGCGCAGGGCATTTTTTTCAAGCCTGGAGACCTGGGCCTGGCTGATGTGGATCTCCTGGGCCACCTCTGTCTGCGTTTTACCTTCAAAAAAGCGCAGATCGATAATATGGCGTTCTCTGTCCGGAAGCCGTTTCATGGCTTCTAATAGAGAAAGATCTTCCACCCAGTTTTCTTCCCTGTTTTTCTTGTCGCTGATTTGATCCATTACATAAAGAGGATCACCGCCGTCTGTAAATACAGGTTCATAAAGACTGACCGGTGTCTGGATGGCATCTAAGGCATAAGTGATATCTTCACCGGATATGCCGATCTCATTGGCGATTTCTAAGATGGTAGGTTCCTTTGAATGAAGCCTTGTAAGCTGTTCTCTGGCACAAAGGGCTTTATAAGCAGTGTCCCGCAGAGAACGGCTGACCCGAATGGTATTATTGTCCCGGAGATATCTTCTCACCTCCCCCAAAATCATTGGGACAGCATAAGTTGAGAATTTAACATTCTGTGTAATATCAAAATTATCAATGGCCTTGATTAGACCAATACATCCGATCTGGAACAGATCATCTAAATTCTCATGATTGCCGGAAAAGCGCTGGATCACACTTAGGACCAGCCGCAGATTTCCCTTGATGTAACGTTCTCTGGCATCCTTATCCCCTTTCAGTATTTTTAAAAACAGTTCTTCTTTTTCCTGGCTGCTAAGAAGGGGCAGCTTTGATGTGTTCACTCCGCAGATCTCAACTTTATAGCCGGACATATTTTCCTCTACCTCCGTTATGATAGCTTTCATGAAAAATGCTGTTATAACGGAATGATGTACGGAATCAGGAGATTTTATACCTGGAAAATATAAATTGAACTATCCTGTTGGAGAAGTTATAATGATAAATGGAGAGAAATGATGACCTGTAATGTGCTGGATCAGGTAAATCCGGCCGCAAAAGCAAGTGTATGAAAACCTAGGGAGTACATAAAAACGGATAGGAGAAGAATGGTTTATGATACTGATCGTATGTATTGATGATAATAAGGGCATGATGTTCAATCATCGCCGCCAGAGTCAGGACAGAGTGCTGCGCCGGCATATCCTGGATATGGTGGGAAATGGAAAACTGTGGATGAATGAGTACAGTGGAAAAATGTTCGCAAAGGATAGTGAAGAGCTGCTTCATGGCCCTGTTCAGACAGATGAGGATTTTCTTAAAAAGGCTTCATCAGGAGAGTATTGCTTCGTAGAGACAAATTCCTGCGGCTTAGACATGTTCCCGGATACGGCAAATATTGAGTCGGTAGTTTTGTATAAGTGGAACCGCGTCTATCCTGCAGATCAATATTTTACTATGGATCTGTCAGGCTGGAAATTGGTTGAAACTGCGGAATTTGCAGGTTCTTCCCATGAAAAGATCACGGAAGAGAGGTATGAAAGATGAGAAAAATAAAATACTGGGCCGCAGGGCTGGCTGCAGCCATATCCATTTTGGCAACAGCCTGTGGACAGGCGACTGCTTCTAATGCGCAAGAAACAGCAAAAATAACAACAGAGGCAGTAACAGAAACAGCAAAAACAGCTGCGGATGCAGCAACAGAGATAGCTTCAGAAAGTGTAACAGTAGAGACTGCCCAGATCCCAAAAGCAGCTGCTGCCCAGGTAAAAAGCATCAGTGGAAGCTTTGATCTTTCCACAATCCCGGCTTATTCCGGACAGTCCTATGTTGCAGTCAATGACAATGTGCCCTTCTTTTCGGAGTCGGATCTGACAGATGTTTCTTTTGAAAGCTACGGAGATCTGGATGCATTAGGACGCTGCAGTGTGGCTTATGCTTCTGTGGGAACAGATATCATGCCTGCAGAAAAACGTGGAAATATTGGTCAGGTGAAACCTACTGGCTGGCATACAGTGAAGTATGACTTTGTGGATGGAAAATATCTGTACAACCGCTGCCATCTGATCGGCTACCAGCTGACAGCAGAAAATGCCAATGAAAAGAACCTGATCACAGGGACCAGATATTTAAATGTCCAGGGAATGCTGCCTTTTGAAAATATGACAGCTGACTATGTAAAAGAAACTAAAAACCATGTTTTATACCGTGTAACACCTGTTTTTAAAGGAGATAACCTGGTAGCTGACGGTGTGCTTATGGAGGCAGAGTCCGTAGAGGATAAAGGAGAAGGCGTTGAGTTCTGCGTATTTGTTTACAATGTGCAGCCGGGAGTCACTATTGACTATGCAACCGGTGACAGCTGGTTAGATGAAAATGGCACTGGAAGCCAGAAGGCTGAAAAAGAGACCAAAACTGTGGCAGAGACAGAAACCCAGGCAGAAAAACAGACCCAGGCTCCGGCTGCACAGACACCGGCGAAGCAGACTTCCACCTACATCCTGAACACTAATTCTAAAAAATTCCATAAACCGGGCTGTTCGGCTGTATCACAGATGAAAGAGTCGAATAAAGCGGAATTTACAGGAACCAGGGATGAAGTGATCGCCAAAGGATATGATCCTTGTAAGAAATGTAATCCATAGGAATAGCAGGATTAAAAGGAAAAAATAAAAGAAAAATACAAAAATCAAAAATTCATATACTCAGCATAACACAGGTGCGGGGATAATTCAATAGAAAATTAAATAAACGTATGAATAAAACAAAAGCATTGTCTGACGGAAAATGAAAAAAATTGCCGGACAATGCTTTTTCTGCGTATTTAATAACACTCTATTGTACTTTACCGCTTTTACTGTGTATTCTTCCGGTAAAGGATCAGAAGTCCTTTTAACAGAAGTGCATCATCGTAAATGATCTTATGTCTGCAAAGAGGGGTGATAAAGCGTGCCAGACCGCCGGTTGCGATCACTGCAGGGGCCTCACCCAGCTCTTTTTCCATACGGTCTAAGATGCCGTCGAGCATATCTACATTGCTGAAAACAATACCGGCTCTCATACAGTCAATGGTGTTTTTTCCAATGACCTTACCTGGCACTTCCAGACTGATGTAAGGAAGCTGGGCTGTTTTTCCGCTTAAAGAGTTTAAGGAAACACGAAGTCCCGGTAAAATGACACCGCCTATGTAATTGCCCTTTTTATCAGCTACGCTTAAGGTAGTGGCAGTTCCCATGTCAATAACCACCAGTGGAAGAGGATGCTCATGAATGGCGGCAACTACGTCTACGATCATATCGCTTCCCACACTTTTAGGGTTGTCCATAAGAATATTCATGCCGGTCTTCATCCCGGAGCCTACTAACAGAGGACGGATGCCTATGGCTTTTTCAACAGCACTTAAAATCGTAGTGTTTAAAGGCGGAACTACAGAAGAAAGGATAGAACCTTCAATATCAGATAACTGGATGTGGTGCATTTCCAGGATGTTTTTAAAATGGATGGCATATTCGGTGTCTGTGCGGCCCTGGTCTGTAGTCACACGTTCGATGAAATAGGTTTCTTTTTCGTCAATACCTCCAAGTACGATGTTGGTATTGCCCATATCAATAGCTAAAATCATGAGGGGGAACTCCTTTCAAATACATGAAATGTGTGTTATGATTGTATCACACAAAAATAAGAAACACAACCGGAGGAATCTTATGTTAAAAGGAAAAACAATACTCCTTGGAGTGACCGGCAGCATTGCCGCATATAAGATCGCCTATTTGGCAAGTGCCCTGGTAAAATCAGGAGCAAAAGTCCATGTACTTATGACGAAAAACTCCACTAATTTTATCAATCCTATTACTTTTGAGACACTGACGGGAAATAAATGTCTTATCGATACCTTTGACCGCAATTTCCAGTTCAGTGTAGAGCATGTGTCTTTAGCAAAAGAAGCAGACGTGTTTTTGGTAGCACCAGCCTCTGCCAATGTAATCGGCAAACTGGCCCATGGTATTGCCGATGATATGCTGACAACTACCTTTATGGCTTGTACCTGCCCAAAGATCATTTCACCGGCTATGAATACCCGTATGTATGAAAATCCCATTACCCAGGATAATTTAAAAATCTTGGAGCACTAC includes these proteins:
- the sigE gene encoding RNA polymerase sporulation sigma factor SigE, whose amino-acid sequence is MMIKVSVPNRFQLKTVSRFRTVLMPGQGEVHYIGGADILPPPLDSAEEGKMIALLGTEEDGKARSSLIEHNLRLVVYIAKKFDNTSVGVEDLISIGTIGLIKAINTFKTDKNIKLATYASRCIENEILMYLRRNNKTKLEVSIDEPLNVDWDGNELLLSDILGTDEDVIYHGIEDEIEKNLLNTAISRLAPRERKIVELRYGLTSADGEEMTQKEVADLMGISQSYISRLEKKIMKRLKKEIVRFE
- a CDS encoding sodium:proton antiporter, with product MTAWAAEGSAESISPAFCIPFAGLLLCVAVLPLIKAEWWESHQLHAVIFWSLLFIVPFAVFLGAGEAAEKVLECIIDDYLTFIVLLFGLFCVSGNITLEGDLAGSPRINVGLLLLGTMLSSWVGTTGASMLMVRPMIKMNAWRKRRSHIMVFFIFLISNMGGCLTPIGDPPLLMGFMRGVPFFWSLHLLPILIFNTVVLLTVFYFLDRRAYRKDIAEGRKPDISKPGTEVHILGLHNLIFLAMIVAAVILSGTLPGMAAFQDVNGAVKGIPVFEDVKLTYPALIEVVIILAAAFLSFKTTKPEIRRKNHFTWGAIKEVAVLFVGIFITMQPALMILKAKGAELGITEPFQMFWATGLLSSFLDNTPTYLVFLTTAGSLGFTEGMQTILGTVPVAMLEAISCGAVFMGANTYIGNAPNFMVKAISDENGIKMPSFFGYLLWSVTFLVPIFLLDMLVFFL
- a CDS encoding cytidylate kinase-like family protein, yielding MEYTKENIRELAESIYDLDAEVYAQLGSSLGRVFNRDREGCVNDMVQLMLKKDSHQLRSELALISNMARTIEDKETRSMIMTEYNRILMEVVALPTSFASGDILDAKAAGLNALQFKARFGKDNHRIICISRTYGCGGNEIGFMLADKLKINYYDAEIFSAVLKRLQAEQDERIRDSSAYPDKANQEVAFAAPKRMTLRDHVRQFSRYHGLSKRDAVFFNQSDLICDMAKKEDFIVMGRCADVILTNNHIPHISIFITAPFERRVQRAMEKHQGMSEKKAKHLLKQLDRQHESYYRFYTGRRWGNADNYDLCINSSAYGIEGSVDFILRMIKTSEWQEA
- the sigG gene encoding RNA polymerase sporulation sigma factor SigG — translated: MSGYKVEICGVNTSKLPLLSSQEKEELFLKILKGDKDARERYIKGNLRLVLSVIQRFSGNHENLDDLFQIGCIGLIKAIDNFDITQNVKFSTYAVPMILGEVRRYLRDNNTIRVSRSLRDTAYKALCAREQLTRLHSKEPTILEIANEIGISGEDITYALDAIQTPVSLYEPVFTDGGDPLYVMDQISDKKNREENWVEDLSLLEAMKRLPDRERHIIDLRFFEGKTQTEVAQEIHISQAQVSRLEKNALRSMRTYLA
- a CDS encoding ribonuclease Z, with the translated sequence MILIVCIDDNKGMMFNHRRQSQDRVLRRHILDMVGNGKLWMNEYSGKMFAKDSEELLHGPVQTDEDFLKKASSGEYCFVETNSCGLDMFPDTANIESVVLYKWNRVYPADQYFTMDLSGWKLVETAEFAGSSHEKITEERYER
- a CDS encoding DNA/RNA non-specific endonuclease, yielding MRKIKYWAAGLAAAISILATACGQATASNAQETAKITTEAVTETAKTAADAATEIASESVTVETAQIPKAAAAQVKSISGSFDLSTIPAYSGQSYVAVNDNVPFFSESDLTDVSFESYGDLDALGRCSVAYASVGTDIMPAEKRGNIGQVKPTGWHTVKYDFVDGKYLYNRCHLIGYQLTAENANEKNLITGTRYLNVQGMLPFENMTADYVKETKNHVLYRVTPVFKGDNLVADGVLMEAESVEDKGEGVEFCVFVYNVQPGVTIDYATGDSWLDENGTGSQKAEKETKTVAETETQAEKQTQAPAAQTPAKQTSTYILNTNSKKFHKPGCSAVSQMKESNKAEFTGTRDEVIAKGYDPCKKCNP
- a CDS encoding type III pantothenate kinase, translated to MILAIDMGNTNIVLGGIDEKETYFIERVTTDQGRTDTEYAIHFKNILEMHHIQLSDIEGSILSSVVPPLNTTILSAVEKAIGIRPLLVGSGMKTGMNILMDNPKSVGSDMIVDVVAAIHEHPLPLVVIDMGTATTLSVADKKGNYIGGVILPGLRVSLNSLSGKTAQLPYISLEVPGKVIGKNTIDCMRAGIVFSNVDMLDGILDRMEKELGEAPAVIATGGLARFITPLCRHKIIYDDALLLKGLLILYRKNTQ